The Chloroflexota bacterium genome window below encodes:
- the sixA gene encoding phosphohistidine phosphatase SixA, with protein MILYFVRHGKAGHYSAAADDDERQLTKAGVDALKAAAPIWRGLNLRPDVVLSSPLSRALQTAELVMAGLEMSGAPVVDDRLRPGADWPDFARAMAAHPDGRRVMFVGHEPDLSGAVDLLTGASSVRMRKGGIACVEFPGVPEPGGGELAWLLDPDLYES; from the coding sequence GTGATCCTCTATTTCGTCCGCCACGGCAAGGCCGGGCACTACTCGGCGGCTGCGGACGACGACGAGCGTCAGCTCACCAAGGCAGGCGTCGATGCACTCAAGGCGGCTGCCCCCATCTGGCGCGGGCTGAACCTCCGGCCGGACGTCGTCCTCTCCTCACCGCTGTCACGTGCGCTGCAGACCGCCGAGCTGGTGATGGCCGGGCTCGAGATGTCAGGCGCCCCGGTCGTCGACGACCGGCTCCGCCCCGGAGCTGACTGGCCCGACTTCGCGCGGGCCATGGCAGCCCACCCGGATGGTCGCCGCGTCATGTTCGTCGGCCACGAACCGGACCTCTCGGGTGCCGTCGACCTGCTCACCGGCGCCTCGTCCGTTCGGATGCGCAAGGGCGGCATCGCCTGCGTCGAGTTCCCCGGCGTCCCCGAGCCTGGAGGCGGTGAGCTGGCCTGGCTCCTGGATCCCGACCTCTATGAGAGCTAG
- a CDS encoding DinB family protein gives MTTTLTEIFRQNRWANERLLEACRDLTDEQRSTSVEGTYGELAHTLIHIVRAESWYLQLLTGWEPPVRWEIPGPWPGIDLLLERTRFTGHQLAEVAERLDPQAIIEIDDDKVPTLVVLVQAINHATEHRSQAATILTQLGIEPPPMDGWTFGEFGDQRQ, from the coding sequence ATGACCACCACTCTCACCGAGATCTTCCGGCAGAACCGATGGGCGAACGAGCGTCTCCTCGAGGCGTGCCGCGACCTGACGGACGAGCAGCGCTCCACGTCGGTCGAGGGCACCTACGGCGAGCTCGCCCACACGCTCATTCACATCGTCCGCGCCGAGAGTTGGTACCTGCAGCTGCTCACCGGCTGGGAGCCGCCGGTCCGCTGGGAGATTCCCGGGCCATGGCCGGGCATCGACCTCCTCCTGGAGCGGACGCGCTTCACGGGGCATCAGCTGGCTGAGGTCGCCGAACGGCTCGACCCTCAGGCCATCATCGAGATCGACGACGACAAGGTCCCCACCTTGGTCGTCCTGGTGCAGGCCATCAACCACGCCACCGAGCATCGGTCCCAGGCGGCCACCATTCTTACCCAGCTCGGGATCGAGCCGCCGCCGATGGATGGCTGGACCTTCGGCGAATTCGGGGACCAGCGGCAGTGA
- a CDS encoding YtxH domain-containing protein: MADQVTTNARSMVERLFDPKIQDNVTKRGRALVAAIGEAAELASERAATSWRDAEPIRRDAARAGRDALRWGSRAWRQEMLPGLNQLWNKRTVALGAAGAAVPVARELIDDAAVRMGLRARRERRHWGSFFGGLLLGAAAGLIAAILTAPKAGRQMRDELAVTAKDAATRAREVASTGAREVATRARDAAASAGEWVPIFQRPEGIGETNGEPIDEPLIEAVEPPKVTPPTAARKRTPRPTTIDEVE, translated from the coding sequence ATGGCCGATCAGGTAACGACCAATGCCAGGTCGATGGTCGAGCGATTGTTCGACCCGAAGATCCAGGACAACGTAACGAAGCGCGGCCGTGCCCTCGTGGCGGCCATCGGCGAAGCCGCAGAGTTGGCTTCTGAGCGCGCAGCCACCAGCTGGCGCGACGCCGAACCGATCCGTCGCGATGCCGCACGCGCGGGTCGCGATGCCCTGCGCTGGGGCAGCCGCGCCTGGCGACAGGAGATGCTTCCCGGCCTCAACCAGCTGTGGAACAAGCGCACCGTCGCGCTCGGCGCGGCCGGCGCCGCGGTCCCGGTGGCGCGTGAGCTGATCGATGACGCCGCGGTACGGATGGGCCTTCGCGCCCGCCGCGAGCGACGCCACTGGGGATCATTCTTCGGCGGCCTCCTGCTCGGGGCAGCGGCAGGCCTCATCGCGGCCATCCTGACCGCCCCGAAGGCGGGCCGTCAGATGCGCGATGAATTGGCCGTCACCGCCAAGGATGCGGCGACCCGCGCTCGGGAGGTCGCTTCCACCGGCGCTCGCGAGGTTGCGACCCGCGCCCGCGACGCGGCCGCGTCGGCGGGCGAGTGGGTTCCGATCTTCCAGCGCCCGGAGGGGATCGGCGAGACGAACGGCGAACCGATCGACGAGCCGCTCATCGAAGCGGTCGAGCCCCCGAAGGTCACACCGCCCACGGCGGCCCGCAAGCGAACCCCGCGGCCGACGACCATCGACGAGGTGGAGTAG
- a CDS encoding alpha/beta hydrolase, translated as MPYEPPQDPRLARRTTIWRWVSFVMAISLVVLVGYLAYIGYDGSQAFAAHARAGDCRTPASAFGWAYEAINYDLASDQELDAFADRTDCPQPGEGAGADLTASDGTRLAGWYIPAGNQGAAAATVVLAHANGKSKNEMLSWAEPLHADYNLVMFDFRNHGQSAGDLTTMGVYEVLDLRAIVDWLERAKSPQSIAVLGVSMGGAAAIDEAAIDERVAAVILDSTHATLVDALQARLESRGLPLALPGAWSILLGGLLRTGQDLSVADPIQAIEQIGDRPVLIVAAGDDGAASPADAADLKRAAPGEGARVELKTCPKAEHGGSIDTCSSEYAGWVLGFLDRSLHAK; from the coding sequence GTGCCGTACGAGCCGCCGCAAGACCCTCGCCTGGCGCGCCGCACCACCATCTGGCGGTGGGTCTCCTTCGTGATGGCAATTTCCCTCGTGGTGCTGGTGGGATACCTGGCCTACATCGGCTACGACGGCTCGCAGGCGTTCGCCGCGCACGCGCGCGCTGGCGACTGCCGCACCCCTGCATCGGCGTTCGGCTGGGCATACGAGGCGATCAACTACGACCTCGCCTCCGATCAGGAGCTCGACGCATTCGCGGACCGTACGGACTGCCCGCAACCCGGGGAAGGGGCAGGGGCCGATCTGACGGCCAGCGACGGGACACGGCTCGCCGGCTGGTACATCCCCGCCGGCAACCAGGGTGCTGCCGCCGCGACGGTCGTGCTCGCTCACGCCAATGGCAAGTCCAAGAACGAGATGCTCAGCTGGGCGGAGCCGCTGCATGCGGACTACAACCTCGTGATGTTCGACTTCCGCAATCACGGGCAGAGCGCCGGTGACCTCACCACCATGGGCGTGTACGAGGTTCTCGATCTCCGCGCGATCGTCGACTGGCTGGAGCGAGCCAAGTCCCCGCAGTCGATCGCCGTCCTGGGAGTCTCGATGGGCGGCGCAGCCGCCATCGACGAGGCCGCCATCGACGAGCGCGTGGCGGCCGTGATCCTCGACTCCACGCACGCGACGCTGGTCGATGCGCTGCAGGCACGGCTCGAGAGCAGGGGCCTCCCGCTGGCACTGCCGGGGGCGTGGTCGATCCTGCTCGGCGGGCTGCTGCGGACCGGCCAGGACCTGAGTGTCGCCGATCCCATCCAGGCGATCGAGCAGATCGGCGACCGGCCGGTGCTGATCGTGGCAGCCGGCGACGACGGTGCCGCCAGCCCGGCCGATGCGGCCGACTTGAAGAGGGCAGCGCCCGGTGAAGGGGCTCGCGTCGAGCTCAAGACCTGCCCGAAGGCGGAGCACGGCGGATCGATCGATACCTGCTCGTCCGAGTACGCCGGCTGGGTGCTCGGCTTCCTGGATCGCTCGCTGCACGCGAAATGA
- a CDS encoding transcriptional regulator, which produces MPNARADVEAVSLLAEPVRGALYEWVVSAGRAVSRHEAAAALGLTRALAAFHLDRLAAADLLAVEYRRVSGRTGPGAGRTSKLYRPAGRRVSVSLPGRRYDVAAELFARAIEQTETQLPPVALNDAAHEMGEAIGSAARQAGKPKKRLRDLLLATLAERDYQPHVRSGEIRLENCPFQTLVDKHRPLVCGMNLALIEGLISGLGARWTAARTDPLPEQCCVAIASPGPA; this is translated from the coding sequence ATGCCGAACGCCCGGGCCGATGTCGAGGCCGTGTCCCTCCTCGCCGAGCCGGTCCGCGGCGCACTGTACGAATGGGTGGTGAGCGCCGGCCGCGCTGTCAGCCGGCACGAGGCTGCTGCCGCGCTTGGGTTAACGCGCGCGCTGGCGGCGTTCCACTTGGATCGGCTCGCTGCGGCCGACCTGCTGGCAGTCGAGTACCGACGTGTGTCGGGCCGCACCGGACCCGGCGCCGGACGCACATCCAAGCTGTATCGGCCTGCGGGGCGCCGTGTCTCCGTGTCGCTCCCAGGACGCCGATACGACGTCGCGGCCGAGCTCTTCGCCAGGGCGATCGAGCAAACGGAGACTCAACTGCCGCCGGTTGCGCTCAACGACGCGGCCCACGAAATGGGCGAAGCCATCGGCTCAGCAGCTCGTCAGGCAGGAAAGCCCAAGAAGCGATTGCGCGACCTCCTGCTGGCAACGCTGGCCGAGCGCGATTATCAACCCCACGTGCGATCTGGCGAGATCCGGCTTGAGAATTGCCCGTTTCAGACACTCGTCGACAAACATCGCCCGCTGGTGTGCGGCATGAACCTGGCCCTAATCGAGGGACTGATCAGCGGGCTTGGCGCTCGATGGACCGCGGCTCGGACAGACCCTCTCCCAGAGCAGTGCTGCGTCGCCATCGCGAGCCCCGGCCCGGCGTAG
- a CDS encoding VOC family protein gives MLRPLRIGHVVLKVRDLDRSLAFYRDLLGFKVVSELSNVMIFLAADGQNHHDLALLRVGQQAASPVPTAVGLYHVAIQLADWEAVRSAHAVLTERGLLRGAVDHGVSRSLYTADPDGNEIELYCDAPRSEWEGRIDEVMTVKPLVID, from the coding sequence GTGCTGCGACCCCTTCGCATCGGGCACGTCGTACTCAAGGTGCGCGACCTGGACCGATCCCTGGCCTTCTACCGGGACCTGCTCGGCTTCAAGGTGGTCAGCGAGCTCAGCAACGTGATGATCTTCCTCGCGGCCGATGGGCAGAACCATCACGACCTCGCCCTGCTGCGCGTGGGCCAGCAGGCGGCCTCGCCGGTGCCCACTGCAGTCGGCCTCTATCACGTCGCGATCCAGCTCGCCGACTGGGAGGCAGTGCGCAGTGCCCATGCGGTGCTCACCGAACGCGGTCTGCTGCGAGGAGCCGTGGACCACGGGGTGAGCCGATCCCTGTACACGGCTGACCCGGACGGCAACGAGATCGAGCTGTACTGCGATGCCCCGCGGTCGGAGTGGGAGGGGCGCATCGACGAGGTGATGACGGTCAAGCCGCTCGTCATCGACTGA
- a CDS encoding TIGR00730 family Rossman fold protein produces MRGAEKRPTEDQQLLQQEGADASFLKTDTWRALRIMGEFVEGFDALAGVGRAVSVFGSARIGRGDPSYRTARSLARKLAKHGYAIITGGGPGIMEAANRGARDTGGVSVGCNIELPFEQGLNEFVTLGMEFRYFFVRKTMFVKYAEAFCIFPGGFGTLDELFEALTLIQTGKVKHFPVVLFGTTYWSGLFDWLKATPLDQGKISPEDLTLFTITDDVDEAVQVILAHHEMHLADLGEEMAGSGRGNP; encoded by the coding sequence ATGCGCGGCGCCGAGAAGCGGCCCACCGAGGACCAGCAGCTCCTCCAGCAGGAAGGCGCCGACGCCTCGTTCCTGAAGACCGACACCTGGCGCGCACTTCGCATCATGGGTGAGTTCGTCGAGGGCTTCGATGCTCTCGCCGGCGTCGGGCGGGCGGTGAGCGTCTTCGGCTCGGCACGCATCGGTCGCGGCGACCCCTCCTATCGCACGGCGCGCTCACTCGCCAGGAAGCTGGCCAAGCACGGCTACGCGATCATCACCGGCGGTGGCCCGGGAATCATGGAGGCTGCGAACCGCGGCGCCCGTGACACGGGCGGCGTATCGGTCGGCTGCAATATCGAGCTGCCGTTCGAGCAGGGGCTGAACGAGTTCGTAACGCTGGGGATGGAGTTCCGCTACTTCTTCGTGCGCAAGACGATGTTCGTGAAGTACGCGGAAGCGTTCTGCATCTTCCCCGGCGGCTTTGGAACCCTTGATGAGCTCTTCGAGGCGCTGACCCTGATCCAGACCGGTAAGGTGAAGCACTTCCCGGTGGTCCTGTTCGGGACCACCTACTGGAGCGGGCTGTTCGACTGGCTGAAGGCCACTCCGCTCGACCAGGGCAAGATCAGCCCGGAGGACCTCACCCTCTTCACCATCACCGACGACGTCGACGAGGCGGTGCAGGTCATCCTGGCGCACCACGAGATGCACCTTGCCGATCTCGGAGAGGAGATGGCGGGGTCTGGGCGCGGGAATCCCTAG
- a CDS encoding AAA family ATPase: MTEMASAAGFRSLGQATSRTIVQRSAARGRLQRTLLVHGPAGSGKGAFVDDLLALLLCQSVDGERPCNACPGCRQARARTHPDLVIGSPERWRDDRSTGESIVAAARSWLADSAGAPIVGERRVILVEGVDRANEQTQNALLKALEEPTSRHMFVLVADEPARVLPTIRSRSQALRVGAVPRAELVAWLVDRERLPADQADALARIADGMPGTAIGFARAPRLVDWRNRTQRELLDLLRRGRADRFGSVRDLLEDAARIGIEQPTENDVQVVEEGARPTGGAQREAALLVVEAWLGLTRDLAVAAAGRPQMAAAIALDRDQPGLAEQIGQTAIHDFIELLQRIRDGLRQNAAPRLALEVAMLAWPTLAPR; encoded by the coding sequence ATGACTGAAATGGCCTCCGCGGCAGGGTTTCGCAGCCTTGGGCAGGCGACCTCGCGCACCATCGTTCAGCGATCGGCGGCCCGTGGTCGCCTGCAGCGCACGCTCCTGGTCCACGGCCCCGCCGGCAGCGGCAAGGGTGCGTTCGTCGACGACCTGCTGGCGCTGCTCCTCTGCCAGTCGGTCGACGGGGAGCGGCCCTGCAACGCCTGTCCGGGTTGCCGCCAGGCGCGGGCCCGGACCCATCCGGACCTCGTGATCGGATCGCCGGAGCGGTGGCGGGACGATCGATCCACCGGCGAGAGCATTGTCGCGGCGGCGCGCAGCTGGCTGGCCGACAGCGCCGGTGCGCCGATCGTCGGTGAGCGACGCGTCATCCTGGTCGAGGGTGTCGATCGGGCCAACGAGCAGACCCAGAACGCGCTGCTGAAAGCGCTCGAGGAGCCGACCAGCCGGCACATGTTCGTCCTGGTGGCCGACGAGCCGGCGCGGGTCCTGCCCACCATCCGATCACGGAGCCAGGCGCTGCGGGTCGGGGCCGTGCCGCGTGCCGAGCTGGTCGCATGGCTCGTCGATCGCGAGCGCCTGCCCGCCGACCAGGCCGATGCGCTGGCACGCATCGCGGACGGCATGCCTGGCACGGCGATCGGCTTTGCCCGCGCCCCTCGGCTGGTGGATTGGCGAAATCGAACGCAGCGCGAGCTGCTGGACCTGCTGAGACGGGGCCGGGCGGATCGCTTCGGCTCCGTCCGCGATCTGCTGGAGGATGCCGCGCGCATCGGCATCGAGCAACCCACCGAGAACGACGTGCAGGTGGTCGAGGAGGGTGCCCGCCCGACCGGCGGCGCGCAACGCGAAGCCGCGCTTCTCGTCGTCGAAGCGTGGCTCGGCCTCACGCGCGACCTCGCCGTTGCCGCCGCGGGCAGACCGCAGATGGCAGCAGCGATCGCGCTCGATCGCGATCAGCCAGGGCTCGCGGAGCAGATCGGCCAGACCGCGATCCACGACTTCATCGAGCTGCTCCAGCGAATCCGCGACGGCCTGCGCCAGAACGCTGCGCCCCGCCTGGCACTCGAGGTGGCAATGCTCGCCTGGCCGACGCTGGCGCCTCGGTGA
- a CDS encoding peptidylprolyl isomerase codes for MHLWPGAILALAVVACSSPLASPTPCPTSAPTAAEAATTLANARRAVVETNLGSFTIELDASSAPIATANFVGLARCGFYADITFHRVIAGFVAQAGDPQTRTDRGPFQGLGSGGPGYQFEVELPDPNQPYDRYTVAMANAMQYDPVTGEITGGTDTNGSQFFIDLASLVAQLRPYYSVIGKVTDGIDVIDAIGVVSVNSPNEGVPLEPVIIESVTVDAGP; via the coding sequence GTGCACCTCTGGCCAGGTGCGATCCTTGCCCTCGCCGTGGTCGCGTGCAGCTCGCCGCTGGCGAGCCCGACTCCGTGCCCAACCTCGGCCCCGACTGCTGCCGAGGCCGCCACCACGCTGGCCAACGCCCGACGTGCGGTGGTCGAGACCAACCTCGGGTCGTTCACGATCGAGCTTGACGCAAGCTCGGCTCCGATTGCCACCGCCAACTTCGTGGGGCTCGCGCGGTGTGGCTTCTATGCCGACATCACATTTCATCGGGTCATCGCCGGCTTCGTCGCCCAGGCCGGCGACCCACAGACACGGACTGACCGCGGCCCGTTCCAAGGGCTCGGCAGCGGCGGCCCTGGATACCAGTTCGAAGTCGAGCTTCCAGACCCTAACCAGCCCTACGACCGATACACCGTAGCGATGGCGAACGCCATGCAGTACGACCCCGTCACGGGCGAGATCACGGGCGGCACCGATACGAACGGCAGCCAGTTCTTCATCGACCTCGCCAGCCTGGTGGCCCAGCTGCGCCCCTACTACAGCGTGATCGGCAAGGTCACGGACGGGATCGACGTCATCGACGCGATCGGGGTGGTGTCCGTTAACAGTCCCAATGAGGGAGTACCGCTGGAGCCGGTGATCATCGAGTCCGTCACCGTCGATGCCGGGCCCTGA
- the fabI gene encoding enoyl-ACP reductase FabI, which translates to MLLDGKKLLITGVLTDDSIAFSIAKVAQEAGAEVLLTGVGRGMSLTQRVARKLPTTPDVLELDVNNPEHIEAVSDELMKRWGKVDGVVHAIGFMPSDGLGGNFLNTPWESVAFGFQTSAYSLKALSVGLLEPMKAADGASVVSLTFDGRFAWPIYDWMGVAKAGLEAVTRYLARDLGEFGIRVNTVSAGPIRTIAGKSIPGFDQIADTWLKRAPLGWDMNDATAVGQMVCFLLSDWAAKTSGELIHVDGGYHAMGTDIRR; encoded by the coding sequence ATGTTGCTCGACGGCAAGAAGCTGCTCATCACCGGCGTTCTCACCGACGACAGCATCGCGTTCAGCATCGCGAAGGTCGCGCAGGAGGCCGGTGCCGAGGTGCTCCTCACCGGGGTTGGGCGGGGGATGAGCCTGACCCAGCGCGTGGCAAGGAAGCTGCCGACCACACCCGACGTGCTCGAGTTGGACGTCAACAATCCCGAGCACATCGAGGCGGTGAGCGACGAGCTCATGAAGCGCTGGGGCAAGGTCGACGGGGTGGTCCACGCCATCGGCTTCATGCCGAGCGACGGACTGGGCGGCAACTTCCTGAACACCCCCTGGGAGAGCGTGGCGTTCGGCTTTCAGACATCGGCCTATTCGCTGAAAGCGCTCAGCGTCGGCCTGCTTGAGCCGATGAAGGCGGCGGACGGCGCATCGGTCGTCAGCCTCACCTTCGACGGTCGCTTCGCCTGGCCGATCTACGACTGGATGGGGGTCGCCAAGGCGGGCCTCGAGGCCGTGACGCGCTACCTGGCGCGTGACCTGGGCGAGTTCGGCATCCGGGTCAACACCGTCTCGGCCGGACCGATTCGCACCATTGCCGGCAAGAGCATCCCCGGCTTCGACCAGATCGCGGACACCTGGCTCAAGCGCGCCCCGCTGGGCTGGGACATGAACGATGCGACCGCGGTCGGCCAGATGGTCTGCTTCCTGCTCAGCGACTGGGCGGCGAAGACCTCAGGCGAGCTGATCCACGTGGACGGTGGCTACCACGCCATGGGGACCGATATCCGCCGCTAG
- a CDS encoding HD domain-containing protein: MPGLIRRDRHAREEEEEERLSAPASRSTRSRGRVRPEEPDRFRTAYERDRDRIIYSKAFRRLKHKTQVYLNPEGDHFVTRLTHTLQVAQIARALAAGLSLNEPLAEAIALGHDVGHTPFGHTGEEALSQYFPPDGWHHAAQSVRVYEVLEDLNLTWEVRDGIRAHSWKIDPPPSTQEALCVRYADRIAYLTHDALDAIRAGVLAANSFPPAVMARFGEPGRVWVGEMIDAVFEHSLRVGEVRMDDETLTVMHDLRAFMFEQVYLAPSLLREQRVAIDTLRALVDHHLAHPDQIPATYREADAPLITQVADYVAGMTDRYALAAHQQMGQSD, translated from the coding sequence ATGCCAGGCCTGATCCGGCGTGACCGGCACGCGCGCGAGGAGGAGGAGGAAGAACGCCTCTCCGCCCCGGCATCGCGATCCACGCGGAGCCGTGGCCGGGTGCGCCCCGAAGAGCCCGATCGGTTCCGCACGGCGTACGAGCGCGACCGTGACCGGATCATCTACTCGAAGGCGTTCCGGCGCCTGAAGCACAAGACGCAGGTCTACCTGAACCCAGAGGGCGATCACTTCGTCACCCGCCTGACCCATACCCTGCAGGTGGCGCAGATCGCTCGCGCGCTGGCCGCCGGCCTCTCCCTCAACGAGCCGCTGGCCGAGGCGATCGCACTGGGCCACGACGTCGGTCACACCCCGTTCGGTCACACCGGCGAGGAGGCGTTGTCGCAGTACTTCCCACCCGACGGCTGGCACCACGCCGCACAGAGCGTGCGGGTCTACGAGGTGCTCGAGGACCTCAACCTGACCTGGGAGGTGCGGGACGGAATCCGGGCCCATTCCTGGAAGATCGACCCGCCGCCGTCGACGCAGGAGGCACTCTGCGTCCGCTACGCGGACCGCATCGCGTACCTCACCCACGATGCGCTCGACGCCATCCGGGCGGGCGTCCTGGCGGCCAACTCCTTCCCGCCCGCCGTCATGGCGCGCTTCGGAGAGCCGGGACGAGTCTGGGTCGGCGAGATGATCGATGCGGTTTTCGAGCATTCGCTGCGGGTGGGGGAGGTGCGGATGGATGATGAGACCCTGACCGTGATGCACGACCTGCGCGCGTTCATGTTCGAGCAGGTCTACCTCGCGCCGTCCCTGCTCCGCGAGCAGCGGGTCGCGATCGACACCCTGCGCGCGCTGGTCGACCACCACCTGGCGCATCCCGATCAGATCCCGGCCACCTATCGGGAGGCGGATGCTCCCCTCATCACCCAGGTCGCCGACTACGTTGCCGGCATGACCGACCGCTACGCGCTGGCCGCCCACCAGCAGATGGGACAGTCCGACTAG
- a CDS encoding group 1 truncated hemoglobin — protein MRYGMMAEESLYERLGGVFAIAAVVDHFSDAVVQNPIVGQQSENPELREWHTNNLGRLPGLKFMRTLWVCDVAGGPQKFDATRPGSTQLGLEEAHRNLRISPDEFDEVAAELGRTLDFVGVPEQEKGEVLAAFAAHKAEVTEGYLAAAGA, from the coding sequence ATGAGGTACGGAATGATGGCCGAGGAAAGCCTGTACGAGCGGCTGGGTGGCGTGTTCGCCATCGCGGCGGTGGTGGACCACTTCAGCGATGCGGTCGTGCAGAACCCGATTGTGGGCCAGCAATCGGAAAATCCCGAGCTCCGTGAATGGCACACGAATAACCTGGGTCGGCTGCCGGGCCTGAAATTCATGCGCACCCTCTGGGTCTGTGACGTTGCCGGTGGACCACAGAAATTCGACGCCACGCGACCGGGGAGCACCCAGCTCGGCCTGGAGGAAGCGCACCGGAACCTTCGCATCTCGCCCGACGAGTTCGACGAGGTTGCCGCGGAGCTGGGACGCACGCTGGACTTCGTTGGGGTGCCGGAGCAAGAGAAGGGCGAAGTGCTGGCTGCGTTCGCGGCCCACAAGGCAGAGGTTACGGAGGGCTACCTGGCCGCAGCTGGGGCCTAG
- a CDS encoding acylphosphatase: MSGASAGDLERLSATIVGRVQGVGFRWWVRSAADRMGLTGWVMNGADERSVELVAEGPAASLDQFERLLREGPPGAAVDRVEAIRSPASGSYGRFQITRP, from the coding sequence GTGAGTGGCGCGTCTGCGGGGGACCTGGAGCGCCTCTCCGCGACCATCGTCGGAAGGGTGCAGGGCGTTGGATTTCGCTGGTGGGTACGCTCGGCCGCGGACCGCATGGGCCTGACCGGCTGGGTCATGAACGGTGCCGACGAGCGATCGGTGGAGCTGGTTGCCGAGGGACCCGCGGCGTCGCTCGATCAGTTTGAACGGCTCTTGCGCGAGGGACCTCCGGGTGCGGCGGTCGATCGGGTGGAGGCCATTCGCTCCCCGGCGTCCGGCAGCTACGGCCGCTTTCAGATCACCCGGCCGTGA